A stretch of Cicer arietinum cultivar CDC Frontier isolate Library 1 chromosome 5, Cicar.CDCFrontier_v2.0, whole genome shotgun sequence DNA encodes these proteins:
- the LOC101512953 gene encoding uncharacterized protein, with protein sequence MAKRFKMKFTIPSFQMCRSDDISSLPGNPVPAIYRLSPVNPKTHDTEYPNLSASSPEHQCHVSSNIKKFKSNGRKSTSNVLSKKSEFLIDKINEEESETLISCLTRFSEDESTINNKTENRDLISGNITQISSVKKVERVRFHSTMENRRGKETKGVKSSMEEKVKESFAVVKKSKDPYEDFKKSMVEMIAEMEIYETEDLEQLLQCFLALNCRNYHGVIVRAFMEIWKQMFVWNPKSLKNVQLDFQTTDVEK encoded by the coding sequence ATGGCTAAACGCTTCAAGATGAAATTTACAATCCCTTCATTTCAAATGTGTCGCTCAGATGACATTTCCTCTTTACCTGGAAACCCCGTTCCCGCAATTTACCGTCTATCTCCGGTAAACCCCAAAACACACGACACAGAGTACCCAAACCTCTCAGCTTCATCACCGGAACACCAATGCCACGTGTCATcaaatatcaaaaaatttaaatccaaCGGTCGAAAAAGTACTTCCAACGTTCTCTCGAAAAAGAGTGAGTTCCTTATTGATAAAATCAACGAAGAAGAAAGTGAAACCCTAATTTCTTGTTTAACAAGATTTTCTGAGGACGAATCTACGATCAACAATAAAACGGAAAACAGAGATTTAATTAGTGGAAATATAACGCAGATTAGTAGTGTAAAGAAGGTTGAGAGAGTGAGGTTTCATAGTACTATGGAGAATCGAAGAGGAAAAGAAACGAAGGGTGTGAAAAGTAGTATGGAGGAGAAGGTGAAGGAGAGTTTTGCGGTGGTGAAAAAGTCGAAGGATCCTTACGAAGACTTCAAGAAATCAATGGTGGAGATGATAGCTGAGATGGAGATATACGAGACTGAGGATTTGGAGCAACTATTGCAGTGTTTTTTGGCTCTGAATTGTAGGAATTATCATGGAGTAATTGTACGAGCTTTTATGGAGATTTGGAAGCAAATGTTCGTTTGGAATCCCAAGTCGCTTAAAAATGTTCAATTAGATTTTCAAACCACGGATGTAGAAAAGTAG
- the LOC101505230 gene encoding uncharacterized protein has protein sequence MRTLCPNFDKSDGLDTVLEVPIPEEMLTNMGTNGFNRWQNLKTLMNNAQVADKSSGLAASTNTEFTALLKLVGAPLIPLQVQSDHTLTRPLRDCSIRDSIGKYIVQQYVAATGGQGALNALKNMYAIGEVRLHGSDMRRHGDDDSMRSGGKAEVGGFVLWQKNPDLWCLELVVSGFKITAGSNGKLSWNQSSSQPFHSNKGPPRPLRRFFQGLDPRGTANLFLDAECVGENTINDDLCFMLKLQTEQNTLQAQSTSHTEIVMHTILGYFSQRTGLLVKFEDTKLVRMKAVKGKDSVFWETTIESTIDDYRYVGGINIAHGGRTVSTLYRYGAARNHKQMIEETWTIEEVDFNIFGLSMDCFLPPSDHEREHDGAEHTVGLS, from the exons ATGAGAACGTTGTGTCCTAATTTTGACAAGTCAGATGGATTGGATACTGTTCTTGAGGTGCCTATTCCAGAGGAAATGTTGACCAACATGGGTACCAATGGGTTCAATCGTTGGCAGAACCTAAAAACTCTCATGAATAATGCTCAAGTTGCTGATAAGTCATCGGGTCTCGCGGCATCCACAAATACCGAATTCACTGCATTGCTTAAGCTTGTGGGTGCTCCCCTTATTCCTCTTCAGGTTCAATCTGACCATACTTTGACTCGCCCCCTTAGAGATTGTTCCATT AGAGATTCAATTGGGAAATACATAGTACAACAATACGTGGCAGCGACCGGAGGACAAGGTGCATTGAATGCCCTGAAAAACATGTATGCAATCGGAGAAGTGAGACTGCATGGGTCAGACATGCGTCGACATGGCGATGATGATAGCATGCGGTCAGGGGGCAAAGCTGAAGTAGGAGGCTTTGTTCTATGGCAAAAGAACCCAGATTTATGGTGCTTGGAATTAGTAGTCTCTGGTTTCAAAATTACTGCTGGTAGTAACGGCAAGTTATCCTGGAACCAGTCTTCTTCTCAACCTTTTCATTCCAACAAAGGCCCTCCTAGACCCCTTCGTCGCTTCTTCCAG GGGCTGGATCCAAGGGGTACGGCTAACTTGTTCCTAGACGCTGAATGTGTAGGGGAGAACACAATAAACGACGATTTGTGTTTCATGCTAAAATTACAAACAGAACAGAACACCCTCCAAGCACAAAGCACATCCCACACTGAAATTGTAATGCACACAATATTGGGATACTTTAGCCAACGCACGGGGTTACTTGTGAAATTTGAGGACACCAAATTGGTGAGAATGAAAGCTGTTAAAGGAAAAGACTCAGTGTTTTGGGAAACAACCATTGAGTCTACTATTGATGATTATAGATATGTTGGTGGCATTAATATAGCACATGGAGGGAGGACAGTTTCCACTCTTTACAGGTATGGCGCGGCGCGAAATCACAAACAGATGATTGAGGAAACATGGACGATTGAAGAAGTTGATTTTAACATTTTTGGGTTGTCTATGGATTGTTTTCTCCCTCCCTCTGATCATGAGAGAGAACATGATGGTGCTGAGCATACGGTTGGATTGAGTTAG
- the LOC101512645 gene encoding uncharacterized protein isoform X3: protein MMCCNFEEVEEREKVVKHMWDVYTRSQNGLSQFWLEAFEAGYEHLISDVPAVKNAAVSEIAKMSLALRSHISHQLPLQLQSPSHVKSSKISRKLKQANTQSESDH, encoded by the exons ATGATGTGCTGTAACTTTGAG GAGGTAGAGGAGAGGGAGAAGGTTGTAAAGCACATGTGGGATGTGTACACTCGCAGTCAGAATGGATTATCTCAGTTTTGGTTGGAAGCTTTTGAAGCTGGTTATGAGCACTTGATCAGTGATGTTCCTGCTGTTAAAAACGCTGCCGTTTCAGAAATTGCCAAGATGTCATTGGCACTGCGCTCACACATTTCACATCAACTTCCTCTTCAACTTCAATCACCATCG CATGTGAAGAGCAGCAAGATATCAAGAAAACTGAAGCAAGCAAATACTCAGAGTGAATCAGATCATTAA
- the LOC101512645 gene encoding uncharacterized protein isoform X1: MLHAGAGKRHYMLCALATIVIVALWFMFTGSITLKWSAGNLNQFSDDLDSMILEDLDVLEVEEREKVVKHMWDVYTRSQNGLSQFWLEAFEAGYEHLISDVPAVKNAAVSEIAKMSLALRSHISHQLPLQLQSPSHVKSSKISRKLKQANTQSESDH; encoded by the exons ATGTTACATGCAGGTGCTGGCAAGAGGCACTACATGTTGTGTGCCTTGGCTACAATTGTCATCGTAGCTCTTTGGTTTATGTTTACAGGCTCTATCACCCTCAAATGGTCTGCAGGCAACCTTAATCAATTCTCTGATGACTTGGATTCAATGATTCTTGAGGATCTAGATGTCCTG GAGGTAGAGGAGAGGGAGAAGGTTGTAAAGCACATGTGGGATGTGTACACTCGCAGTCAGAATGGATTATCTCAGTTTTGGTTGGAAGCTTTTGAAGCTGGTTATGAGCACTTGATCAGTGATGTTCCTGCTGTTAAAAACGCTGCCGTTTCAGAAATTGCCAAGATGTCATTGGCACTGCGCTCACACATTTCACATCAACTTCCTCTTCAACTTCAATCACCATCG CATGTGAAGAGCAGCAAGATATCAAGAAAACTGAAGCAAGCAAATACTCAGAGTGAATCAGATCATTAA
- the LOC101512645 gene encoding uncharacterized protein isoform X2: MILEDLDVLEVEEREKVVKHMWDVYTRSQNGLSQFWLEAFEAGYEHLISDVPAVKNAAVSEIAKMSLALRSHISHQLPLQLQSPSHVKSSKISRKLKQANTQSESDH, encoded by the exons ATGATTCTTGAGGATCTAGATGTCCTG GAGGTAGAGGAGAGGGAGAAGGTTGTAAAGCACATGTGGGATGTGTACACTCGCAGTCAGAATGGATTATCTCAGTTTTGGTTGGAAGCTTTTGAAGCTGGTTATGAGCACTTGATCAGTGATGTTCCTGCTGTTAAAAACGCTGCCGTTTCAGAAATTGCCAAGATGTCATTGGCACTGCGCTCACACATTTCACATCAACTTCCTCTTCAACTTCAATCACCATCG CATGTGAAGAGCAGCAAGATATCAAGAAAACTGAAGCAAGCAAATACTCAGAGTGAATCAGATCATTAA
- the LOC101504926 gene encoding small ribosomal subunit protein uS3z-like: MATQMSKKRKFVADGVFFAELNEVLTRELAEDGYSGVEVRVTPMRTEIIIRATRTQAVLGEKGRRIRELTSVVQKRFKFPENSVELYAEKVNNRGLCAIAQAESLRYKLLGGLAVRRYINDTFTCLKSIS, from the exons ATGGCTACACAGATGAGCAAAAAGCGAAAG TTCGTCGCTGACGGAGTTTTTTTCGCTGAATTGAATGAGGTTTTGACAAGAGAACTTGCTGAGGATGGTTATTCTGGTGTAGAGGTTAGGGTTACCCCGATGCGCACCGAAATCATCATCAGAGCTACTCGTACCCAAGCTGTTCTTG GTGAGAAGGGAAGGAGGATTAGAGAACTTACCTCAGTGGTACAGAAGAGGTTTAAGTTTCCTGAGAACAGTGTTGAGCTTTATGCTGAGAAAGTTAACAACAGAGGACTTTGTGCAATTGCTCAGGCTGAGTCTCTTCGCTACAAGCTCCTCGGTGGTCTTGCTGTTCGCAGGTATATAAATGACACATTTACCTGTTTGAAATCAATctcttaa